The stretch of DNA TTCTGTTTTCTCGCTTTTTAAAGATGTTAGTGATGATTATCCATATAAAGAAGAAATACAAACACTATACAACCTTGGTATTATCCTTGGGGATAATGGTGAAATAAGACCAAAAAGTTATCTTAAAAGAGAAGAAGGTTTTCTTTTAATTTACAGGTTATTAAAGTTTTTAGGGAAGGTGTAGAAACTATATGGCCCAGGTAAACAATTGGGCCATATAGTGTTTATAAAAGGAAACTCATAAATGGTTCTTAAAGAAATTGGCATATAAAAGAGGTTGAACTTTTCGAAATTAATGATAGAATAAATGTGTTAGGATTTTAACTAAAAGGAGAAAAATGAACATGGAGGGATCAAAAAACAGCAAGAAGAAAATACCCGGCATGGTATATATACTTTTTTCTTTTATTCCGTGGATTACCTACTGGATACTCTGTGGTATGGAAATTAACCTTGGGCTAATCATTCCTCTGTTTATATCTTTTATCCTTGTAATCCCACAAATTTACAAAAGAGATTCCAACATCATGGATGTTTTTTCACTTGTATATTTCCTTGTCGCTAATTTAGGGTTTTTCATTTTTAAAACAAAAATCTTTATAGAAAAAAGCGGATTTCTTGGATACATTGCACTGTTTTTTATGTCAACTCTTTCTCTACTCATAAAACAACCATACACCCTACAGGTTTCAAAAAGGGACTACCCTCCGATTTACTGGAAGGATAGTTTCTTTATTTTAATTAATAACATAATTACCATTTTTTGGGCAGTAATTTTTGCACTTAATGCCGCTATATATCTAATCTTTAGTATGCCGCTTACTGTAATTTTTTCCAATCTCTTAATAGGAGCTGGAACTCTATTCTCAATTGTTTTCCCTTTGAAGGCACCGTCTTTTTTTACTTTAAAGGAGTTTAAAAAATATGATTGGCGTATTGATTTAGATCCTGAAAGAAATAAAAGTGAAAATGAATACGATGTTATCATTATTGGGTCGGGAATAGGTGGTTTAACTTGTGGCGCTTTACTTTCTAAAAGAGGATACAGAGTTTTAGTCTTAGAACAGCACTATTTAGTTGGAGGTTATTGCTCTTCGTTTAGGAGAAATGGATTTATCTTTAATACTGGTGTTGAAGACGTAAGTGGCTTATGGGAAAAAGGACCTATTACATATCTACTAAAGGAGTTAAAACTGAATAAAGACGATTTATTTGTCAAAAATAAAACGAGATTCATTTTTAAAGGAAACGAAATTGAAGTAAGTAATTTAGAAGACCTTATTAACAATATCTCAAAACTATTCCCAAATGAAAAGGAAAACATAAAAGCATTTTTTGAAGAAGCTAAAGAAGCATATGAAGAGTGCTATAAAGATACAACATACGGAACTCCACTTCCTGCAGAACTCATAGCAAAAGTCTTTGGAGAAGATGCGCTTTTAAACTATCCTAAAAATAACCCTCACTTCTACGACTGGATGAATAAAAGCTTCAAGCAAAAACTCGACGAGTTTTTTAAAAACGACGACTTAAAATATTTAATTAGTGGCTTTTTGGGATATTTAGGAACAACTCCAGACAAAACAGCAGCAAGTTCGGCACTTACAGCAACGGTATCTTATTACCTTCATGGAGGTTTCTTTCCAAAGGGTGGGGCACAAAACTTTGCAAATGCCCTTAAAAAATTTATTTTAGACAATAAAGGGACTATTTTATTAAACCATAAAGTAGATGAAATTTTAGTTAACAATGGCACGGTAGAAGGAGTAAGGGTATTGAAGAAAATTTTTAAAGCACCTATTGTTGTTGCAAACGCCAATGCCAAAACAACATTCTTAGAATTACTTAAGGAAAGCACCTTACCTAAGCAATTTATTGAGTATATAAAAGGTTTGAAAATGTCTCCCTCTGTTTTTATGACCTTTCTCGGTATTGATATGGATCTTTCAGAATACCCAACTATCATAAACCATTTAGATGAAGAGTTTGGTATAGTTATTAATTCTAATGCCGATAGAAATTTAGCACCAAAAGGAAAGGCAAGTGTAACTCTTTTAAGTAGTGCAAATTATTACGAGTTTAAAGAAAAAGGGAAACAAGAATATTTGAAAATGAAGGAAGATTTTTCCAAAAAACTTATAGAAAAAGCAGAAAAAGTTATCCCCAACCTAAGCAAAAAGATAATAGTTAAAGATGCTGCTACTCCGAAGACATTTGAAAGTTATACATCTATGCCTGAGGGTGCCATATACTCTTTTGATCAATCGATTGGAGTTAAAAGACCGTATTTTAAAACGCCCATTAAAGGCTTGTATCTTGCAAGTGCTTCAACTTTTCCAGGTGGAGGAATTGAAGCAGTTGTAATATCTGGGATGATATGCGCAAACGATATTTGTAATTGGAAGTTTAGATTCAAATAAATAGGGAGTTTTGCACTTCACTTCGTTGAAGGTGAATTCAAGACAAGGTTCTTTCTTAATGTAAGAGGGATGCCATTTAAGACTCTCCAACTAATAGAAAAACACAAAAAAAGAGATTCTTCACTTCGCGCAGAATGACTTCGTGGGCTTACTCCCTTAGAATGACGAAATAGAGGTTTAAAACGAGGGATTTTTGAAATGACAAAAGGGAGCTAAAAAGCTCCCTTTTTATACACATTAAACAAACTATTTAGTAAGATTTTCCCAAAATACCACTTACATAGGCACTAAAGTTTTCGGTAAGTATGCCATAAACATGCAAAAAACTTGGTTTAATAACTTTGACATGAACAACAGGTTCAAAAACTTCTTGGTCTTTATCATAAATACGAAGTTTATCGCCTTCTTTTAACTCAAAAGCGCTCTTGAGTTTTTGCTCTAAACCTTCTTCCACAACAAATTTATGGCTTTTAGAAACATCAGTTTTCTTTGTAGTGGTTTTAACGGAGAAAACGTCTTCGTAAATTCTTCTTCTTACGATTTTAACTACTCTTGTAAAACCACCTTCCCCATACACATAAACCTCATCAAGAACATCCTTTATCCAAATATCTTCTGTTTTTGAAAGCATTCTCTCGGTTGCGTTTGGGACATAAGCCTTGGTGATCAGAGTAAATAAGTTAGACACCGTAAGAAAACCTATTTTGTTTGCAAATTTTACAAGCACTGTTTCTAAAGGTGAATAACCGTTAAAAAACCTATCCAAAACAGGCTCTCCAAAGGTTATTTTGTCTTTAAAGTCAACCATTTCTGCCTCCTTTTATGTTTCTAAGATAGAAATCTATACCGATAGCTGCTCTGTGACCGTTAGCAATAGCAGAAATTACGTTTCCAAGAGAAGTTTCAACAAGGTCTCCTCCTGCAAATACTCCAGCGATTGAAGTTTCACCAAATTCGTCAACCCAAATTCTTCTTCTTGGAGTAAATTTTAACTGATCCATTAATTCCTTAGGTATAAAACTCAAATTCGTCATTTGGCCTACTGCCTCGATAATGTAATCGCCTTCAAGAAGCTTAGTTTGATCCTCAAAGAAGGTAGGATTAAATCTACGCTGCTCATCAAAGACGGACTTCACTTTCTTTACAACAAGACCCTTTAGCACACCGTTTTCAAAGACTGCTTCTTTCGGACCCCATCCAGGATTAAATATTACGCCTTCTTCAAGAGCACCGTCGATTTCTTCTTTAGAAGCAGGCATAATATCCCAATCTTCAAGTGAAACTGTTTGCACTTTGGTATCAACACTACCGTAATTAATCTCATGGAGCCTTACAACTGTTCTTGCAACATCCATTGCAACGTTTCCACCACCTATTACAACAACTTTTTTAGGAATATCTCTTCTTCCTTCTACCTTTACCTGCCTTAAGAAATCTATTGCCTGTATTACATAAGGAGTATCTTCTCCATTGAGGTTAATTGCCCTTCCGTAAGAAAGGCCTACTCCAATGTATACTGCATCAAACTTCTTAAGCAAATCCTCAAATTGGATATCTTTACCAACTTCTGTATTGAACTTGAACTCTACACCAAGGTCTACAAGATGCGAAACCTCTTTGTCTATTTCGTAAACAGGTAATCTATACATAGGAATACCAAGCCCAAGTGCACCACCTGGGACATCTCTTTTTTCATACACAGTCACAGAATGGCCTAAAAGTGTTAAATAATAAGCTGCTGACAATCCGCTTGGACCAGAACCAATGATTGCAACTTTACGACCTGTTTTTGGAAGAAGATAAGGGTCTGATACTTTATAATCCTTCACCATATCCGTTGCAAATCTCTTAAGCCACATAATCTGCAATGCATCTCCTCGGTAATTGTAGACGCAATCATCCTGGCATTTATGCGTGCAAATTCTTCCACATATTCCAGGAAGTGCGTTATCTTCTAGCATGTATTTTACAGAAACTTCATATTCCTTCTTAAATATTGCTTCAATATATTCAGGGATTTTCATATGTGCAGGACAACCCTGCATACAAATACCGCAACCAAGACAACGCTCTGCCTCTTTTACTGCTTGCTCTTCAGAGAAGCCAAGAATTAGTTCTTCAAAGGTTTTCTTACTTACATCTGGTTCAAGTTCGGGCATTTCAACCTTTTCAAGTTCAAGAGGAGTAATATCGTTAGATTGGGTAAATCCATTTTCTGCCTTTCTTTTTTCTTCTGCAGGAAACCATACAAAAGCATCGCCATCAGTAGAGGTAAAAATAAGGTTTTTTTCCATTTTTAAAGAACCTGTAGGACATACTTCCACACAGAGTCCACAATAAGAGCATCTCCCATAGTCAATTCTTGGTCTTAAGTGCGTTGAACCTTCCTTAGGAGTTACAAGATGAAATTCTTTAGGATCATCCATTGTAATTGCCTGGCAGGGACAAATACTCATGCAATTTCCACAGCCAATACATTTATCAATGTCGTTTACATGGAAACCCCTGTATCTTTCAGGAAGTTCAAGTTTCTCTTTTGGATATTGAAGAGTTACAGGTTTTTTGAATATATACTTTGTTGAGGTTAAAGCATTAATGTAACTCACTTTTTCAAAATATTCTTTATTCTCCATTGCTCACCTCATCTATCAATTTCTGGTGGACAAACGTCCAATGTTTCAAGTAAAAACGGGGCATCAGACAGTTTTATCCCTACTAACATTTTCTCAGCAAGTGGATACATATGAGGCATTGAAACACCTCTTACTGCAACTCTGTAGGGCTTATCACCTCCGTTAGTTACAAAATAGAATCCGTATTCTCCTCTTGAAGACTCAACTCTTGCATAGGCTTCACCCTTTTCTATTACCCACTTAAATGGGTTGGGCATTTTTCTCCAAACTTCTCCTTTTGGCATCTTCTTTACCGCTTGCTCAATGAGATTCAAGCTCAACTCAAATTCAAGCCTTCTTTGAATTTCTCTTGCCCAGGCATCACCTTCATCAAGCACAGGGATATCAAAATCAAGATAACCATAGGCTGCATAAGGTTCATCTTTTCTTACATCAACTTTTACACCTGTTGCCTTCAAATTTGGACCAGTAACACCCATTGAGAGTGCCTGATCTTTGGTTATCTTTCCAAATCCTTTTGCCCTGTGCACAAACATTGGGTTCTTAAAGAAAAGATTATCATATTCAACTAATCTACCTTTTAAATATTTTACAAAGCCTAAAATATCATCTTCAAAACCTGGATAGGTATCTCTCCTAACGCCACCTGGCCATATATACATGTGGTAAACTCTTGCACCGGTAAGTTTAAGGAATATGTCTATCATCAAATCTCTATCTGCTACTGCCCAATAATTTACAGTATAGTTTCCAATCATTGCTGCTGTGCCACCAAAATGGAATAAAAGTGCATTAATACGAGCAGCTTCAAGAACTATCGTTCTTATATACTTTGCCCTTTCAGGAATCTCAACCCCCATTAACTCTTCAATTGCCATTGCATAAACTGCTTCATTAATGTCTGGTTCTGGCACACAGATTCGTGGAATAAGAGCAAGGTTCTGTAGGTAATTTCTCTGTTCCATTAGTTTCTCAAATGCCCTATGAAGATACCCCGATTGTCCTTTTGCTGAGACAATCGTATCTCCAACAAGTTCAAGATGGACAGAAAAATTACCATGAATCCCAGGGTGGTTAGGTCCTATGTTCAGTTCGTATTCTTTAATCATACTTTACCTCCACATTCCTCGACTCATAATGTTCAGTTGCATACTTTATAGAGTCAAAATCTTTTCTCAATGGAGGGAGATCTTTCCAATCTTCTAAAACGAATTCCTTTCCTGAATCGGGATTACCTAAAACTTTTATTCCAAACATTTCACTCATTTCAATTTCATATTTGTAAGCGTTTGGATAGATGTTTGTAATTGTTTCAATAGAAGGATTATCCCGTGGAATTCTTGTTTTAACAATAGCGATAACTTTGTTTTCATCCGAATGAAGAATTGCAACGATTTCAAATTCTTTTTCTTTAATAAAATCAACTGCAGTAAGGATATTAAGCCTATTGAATGATAGACCTTTCAAGGCATTCAATGCAGAAGCAAAACTTTCCCCTTCCACCTTAACTATTATTCTCTGCTTTCTTTTTTCAATAACTTCGTAAGGTAAAGATTTAATAACTTCATCAATCATCCTAACACCTTCCTTTGGTTTTCCTTATAGTAAGCATTATCCTCAATGTACTTTTTCCATCCGTTTGCCTTACCTTCATCGATTAACTTCATTAGGCTTCTAAAACCTTCAATGACAGCCATTGGAGTGGGCATACACCCTGCAATGTAAACATCAACAGGTAAATACAAATCAAGTCTCTTTACCACTGCATAGGAATCCCAATATATACCACCATTAATAGTGCAAGAACCAAAACCAATCACATATTTTGGAGGCAGCATCTGTTCGTAAACTGTTACAATCCTTCTTAGAGTTTTGATATTAATGTATCCAGTTACAAGCAATATATCAGACTGTCTTGAAGTTACAAATGGAGCAATCCCAAATCTTTCTGCATCAAACCTTGAAGTAATTGTTGGCGGAAGTTCTATAGCACCACAGGCAGTGCAATAATGAAGCATCCAAAGAGATCGTTTTCTTAAATCTTCTAAAATTCCAACATAACCTTCTTCAATAACATCTTGCATTTCCATATTATCCTCCGAGATAGACTATAAAAAGACCTAACAAGGCAAAAATCGTAGGCCATCGCCAAAAATACCTAACAGCATTTTCAATTCTGAAACGAGGAAGAACAGTATCAACAAGTGTCATAACGATTACTACCCCAAGTTGTTTTAAAATGAAAATCCATATATTGGATGCACCACCTAAAAATAGCGTTACAAAAAGAGCAGTTTCAATATAAACATGCATGGCATGATCAATCATAAGCATTCCTAAATGTTTTCCTCCATACTCAACCATAGGCCCTGTTGCAACTTCTTGGGGTGCGACAACTACATCAAACGGATGCTCTCCCATTGCCCCATAGGTTGCAATAAAGCCTGCAACAGCCGTTAAGGGCAAGAAAAATAGATTCCAATGTAAATTTGATTGAGCATTCATGAGGTTAAAAAGGGATGTTGTCCCATACTTAAGTATGAGAGTATTTCCTGCAATTATAAAAGGAAGATCATACCCAAGCATAAGAGTTAAGGCTCTTGCAATACCGATGGAAGCATTCGGGTTGCCTGATTCTCCTGCACCGAGCGCCATACCAAGAGAACCTATAACCATGATGTAAAGAAAGGCAATCAAATCTCCGTATGGAGTAAGAAGTTTAAAACCTGGTAGTGGTAAAAACAAAACAGTAAGAATTGACGCACCAAGAGCAATCACAGGACCAAGATCAAACATCACACCGTGAGATATGTTTTCTTTCTTTGCAAGAAGTTTTATGATATCAAGAAGTGGCTGGTGCAAAGGCGGACCGTATCTTCTATGGATACGAGCAACCATTTTCCTTTTGAAACCAACAAGGAAGATGCCAACAAAAAATGCTAAAACGGGTGTTAAAACTAACACAATTTTTTCTACCATAAGACGCCTCCTAACACATAAATAAGCGCAAAGATAACTATTGCAACAACTCCATAACTTATATAAGTTTCAAGATTACCAGTATAGAATTTTCTTAAATAATCCCCTACATTCTTAAACAAACCTTCAACATTTGAATAGATTTTATCTATACTTAGATGTGAGAAAGAACCAAGAACATCGTCAAAGAAACTGTAAAATCCAAAACTATAATTGTATTTAGTCTCTTTCACTAATTTTTCACCTGCGTAGTAATTGTCAAGTTGATCAACTCTCTTTGCTTTCGGCAAAAGTAAAAAGATCAAAAGTGAAACAACAAAGCCTATAATAAGGGTAGAAGAAATCTTTAAGATGTTAACTTCATGTAAACCTGGCTGAGTTGGAAACCCTGTTAGGTAATATTTTATTGGTTCAAATCCAAGATAACTAACTGCTTTTGATACAAAATTCATGGGTATAGATGGGAATATACCAAAGAGAATTGCTAAAATTGATAACACCAACATGGGCAGTTGCATGAGGAGTGGCACTTCTTTTACATCGGTATACTTATCACTTAACTGTCCAAGGAAGGTTGAATGAATAAGCCTGTAAACATAAAGAAATGACCCTGTCCCACCCAATAGGGCAATGGTTAAAAGAATGGGTTCTTTCTTCTCAATTAGTGCTTCATAGATGAGGTATTTAGATGAAAAGCCATTTAAAGGCGGGATACCTGCTAAGGCAATGATTGCAATTAACATTGAAATAAAGGATACTGGCATTTTCTTTATAAGACCACCAAGTTCACTAAGCTTTTTTGTGCCAGTTCTATAGATAACACCACCAACCACAAAGAAAAGGATTCCTTTAAAAATAGAG from Caldisericaceae bacterium encodes:
- a CDS encoding S-layer homology domain-containing protein, with translation SVFSLFKDVSDDYPYKEEIQTLYNLGIILGDNGEIRPKSYLKREEGFLLIYRLLKFLGKV
- a CDS encoding FAD-dependent oxidoreductase, whose product is MNMEGSKNSKKKIPGMVYILFSFIPWITYWILCGMEINLGLIIPLFISFILVIPQIYKRDSNIMDVFSLVYFLVANLGFFIFKTKIFIEKSGFLGYIALFFMSTLSLLIKQPYTLQVSKRDYPPIYWKDSFFILINNIITIFWAVIFALNAAIYLIFSMPLTVIFSNLLIGAGTLFSIVFPLKAPSFFTLKEFKKYDWRIDLDPERNKSENEYDVIIIGSGIGGLTCGALLSKRGYRVLVLEQHYLVGGYCSSFRRNGFIFNTGVEDVSGLWEKGPITYLLKELKLNKDDLFVKNKTRFIFKGNEIEVSNLEDLINNISKLFPNEKENIKAFFEEAKEAYEECYKDTTYGTPLPAELIAKVFGEDALLNYPKNNPHFYDWMNKSFKQKLDEFFKNDDLKYLISGFLGYLGTTPDKTAASSALTATVSYYLHGGFFPKGGAQNFANALKKFILDNKGTILLNHKVDEILVNNGTVEGVRVLKKIFKAPIVVANANAKTTFLELLKESTLPKQFIEYIKGLKMSPSVFMTFLGIDMDLSEYPTIINHLDEEFGIVINSNADRNLAPKGKASVTLLSSANYYEFKEKGKQEYLKMKEDFSKKLIEKAEKVIPNLSKKIIVKDAATPKTFESYTSMPEGAIYSFDQSIGVKRPYFKTPIKGLYLASASTFPGGGIEAVVISGMICANDICNWKFRFK
- a CDS encoding FAD-dependent oxidoreductase translates to MENKEYFEKVSYINALTSTKYIFKKPVTLQYPKEKLELPERYRGFHVNDIDKCIGCGNCMSICPCQAITMDDPKEFHLVTPKEGSTHLRPRIDYGRCSYCGLCVEVCPTGSLKMEKNLIFTSTDGDAFVWFPAEEKRKAENGFTQSNDITPLELEKVEMPELEPDVSKKTFEELILGFSEEQAVKEAERCLGCGICMQGCPAHMKIPEYIEAIFKKEYEVSVKYMLEDNALPGICGRICTHKCQDDCVYNYRGDALQIMWLKRFATDMVKDYKVSDPYLLPKTGRKVAIIGSGPSGLSAAYYLTLLGHSVTVYEKRDVPGGALGLGIPMYRLPVYEIDKEVSHLVDLGVEFKFNTEVGKDIQFEDLLKKFDAVYIGVGLSYGRAINLNGEDTPYVIQAIDFLRQVKVEGRRDIPKKVVVIGGGNVAMDVARTVVRLHEINYGSVDTKVQTVSLEDWDIMPASKEEIDGALEEGVIFNPGWGPKEAVFENGVLKGLVVKKVKSVFDEQRRFNPTFFEDQTKLLEGDYIIEAVGQMTNLSFIPKELMDQLKFTPRRRIWVDEFGETSIAGVFAGGDLVETSLGNVISAIANGHRAAIGIDFYLRNIKGGRNG
- a CDS encoding NADH-quinone oxidoreductase subunit D, giving the protein MIKEYELNIGPNHPGIHGNFSVHLELVGDTIVSAKGQSGYLHRAFEKLMEQRNYLQNLALIPRICVPEPDINEAVYAMAIEELMGVEIPERAKYIRTIVLEAARINALLFHFGGTAAMIGNYTVNYWAVADRDLMIDIFLKLTGARVYHMYIWPGGVRRDTYPGFEDDILGFVKYLKGRLVEYDNLFFKNPMFVHRAKGFGKITKDQALSMGVTGPNLKATGVKVDVRKDEPYAAYGYLDFDIPVLDEGDAWAREIQRRLEFELSLNLIEQAVKKMPKGEVWRKMPNPFKWVIEKGEAYARVESSRGEYGFYFVTNGGDKPYRVAVRGVSMPHMYPLAEKMLVGIKLSDAPFLLETLDVCPPEIDR
- a CDS encoding NADH-quinone oxidoreductase subunit C, with translation MIDEVIKSLPYEVIEKRKQRIIVKVEGESFASALNALKGLSFNRLNILTAVDFIKEKEFEIVAILHSDENKVIAIVKTRIPRDNPSIETITNIYPNAYKYEIEMSEMFGIKVLGNPDSGKEFVLEDWKDLPPLRKDFDSIKYATEHYESRNVEVKYD
- the nuoB gene encoding NADH-quinone oxidoreductase subunit NuoB, with protein sequence MEMQDVIEEGYVGILEDLRKRSLWMLHYCTACGAIELPPTITSRFDAERFGIAPFVTSRQSDILLVTGYINIKTLRRIVTVYEQMLPPKYVIGFGSCTINGGIYWDSYAVVKRLDLYLPVDVYIAGCMPTPMAVIEGFRSLMKLIDEGKANGWKKYIEDNAYYKENQRKVLG
- a CDS encoding NADH-quinone oxidoreductase subunit H; the encoded protein is MVEKIVLVLTPVLAFFVGIFLVGFKRKMVARIHRRYGPPLHQPLLDIIKLLAKKENISHGVMFDLGPVIALGASILTVLFLPLPGFKLLTPYGDLIAFLYIMVIGSLGMALGAGESGNPNASIGIARALTLMLGYDLPFIIAGNTLILKYGTTSLFNLMNAQSNLHWNLFFLPLTAVAGFIATYGAMGEHPFDVVVAPQEVATGPMVEYGGKHLGMLMIDHAMHVYIETALFVTLFLGGASNIWIFILKQLGVVIVMTLVDTVLPRFRIENAVRYFWRWPTIFALLGLFIVYLGG